A genomic region of Anaerolineae bacterium contains the following coding sequences:
- a CDS encoding energy-coupling factor transporter transmembrane protein EcfT: protein MFTYLAHASPLHRLNPAAKLVGLAIIAAGATLAFDPFVPGMLALGLVLTAWWVGRIPWRQMLRWSVPLLLFPLPLVVFTALYADLSRYPQPHILWRWGPWVVAAEGLRGAIGLGLRVVTFMATSLLFVSTTDPTDFALSLIQNLKVPYRFGYGVLVSYRFLPLLRREYETIRMAHRVRGFAEGRGLRGLLARTRRYAIPLLAAAIRKSERTALAMDAKAFGAGPERTYYRQMWLTWRDALFVLILTGYTALVYWMALHFGLADLQWIPHV from the coding sequence ATGTTCACCTATCTGGCCCATGCCTCCCCGCTCCATCGGCTCAATCCGGCGGCCAAGTTGGTCGGATTGGCCATCATCGCCGCCGGGGCCACGCTGGCCTTCGACCCCTTCGTGCCGGGCATGCTGGCCCTGGGGCTGGTGCTCACCGCCTGGTGGGTGGGGCGCATCCCCTGGCGGCAAATGCTGCGCTGGAGCGTGCCGCTGCTGCTCTTCCCCCTCCCCCTGGTGGTCTTCACCGCACTCTACGCCGACCTGAGCCGGTACCCGCAACCACACATTCTGTGGCGCTGGGGGCCCTGGGTCGTCGCCGCCGAGGGCTTGCGGGGCGCCATCGGCCTGGGACTGCGCGTGGTGACCTTCATGGCCACCTCCCTGCTCTTCGTCAGCACCACCGACCCCACCGATTTTGCCCTGAGCCTCATCCAGAACCTCAAGGTGCCCTACCGCTTCGGCTACGGCGTGCTCGTCTCGTACCGGTTCCTCCCCCTCCTGCGACGGGAATACGAGACGATTCGCATGGCCCACCGGGTGAGGGGCTTTGCCGAAGGCCGGGGGCTGCGGGGGCTGCTGGCCCGCACCCGACGCTACGCCATCCCCTTGCTCGCCGCCGCCATTCGCAAGTCCGAGCGCACCGCCCTAGCCATGGACGCCAAAGCCTTCGGCGCCGGGCCTGAACGCACCTACTACCGCCAGATGTGGCTCACCTGGCGCGACGCCCTCTTCGTCCTCATCCTGACGGGCTACACGGCCCTGGTGTACTGGATGGCGCTCCACTTCGGTCTGGCCGATTTGCAGTGGATTCCCCATGTCTGA
- a CDS encoding AI-2E family transporter: MRKPHAAWSWQTKWTVSLMLLALGVYLLTRFRELWPPLIVAVLLAYVLSWPVELLTKRFRLARGWATALVYLLLFAVLLVTLLVGVPLLVGQVQSLNLDVQRLILQAESILGQRIVIAGQVLDGQQALEQLRGVLQQGIEALLSSTLSIVVNVVSSVALGVFVLIISFYLVKDAPLVKAYLDSLPPPPFQEDYQRLRREISAIWGAFFRGQLTLAAVVGGLFTVIGLIVGLPGAIPMGILAGLLEFLPSLGHGIWLTLASLLAFFVGSTWLPLPNWAFAALIIGIHLIFQQVDINYLIPRIVGRRVHLHPMVVILGILAGAILGGVLGVLLASPTIASLRVLGRYVYARLFDLDPFPSPVSEPLPPPNLQWWQKRSTSRRRFPRRRRR, from the coding sequence ATGCGCAAACCGCATGCTGCCTGGTCGTGGCAAACCAAGTGGACCGTCTCCCTGATGCTGCTCGCCCTGGGGGTCTATCTGCTCACCCGCTTCCGTGAACTATGGCCGCCGCTGATTGTGGCGGTGCTCCTGGCCTATGTGCTCTCCTGGCCGGTGGAACTCCTCACCAAACGCTTTCGCCTGGCCCGCGGGTGGGCCACCGCGCTGGTTTACCTGCTCCTGTTCGCTGTGTTGCTGGTCACCCTGCTGGTGGGCGTGCCTCTGCTGGTCGGGCAGGTGCAAAGCCTCAACCTCGATGTCCAGCGGCTCATCCTGCAGGCCGAATCCATCCTGGGCCAGCGGATCGTCATCGCCGGGCAGGTGTTGGACGGGCAACAGGCTCTGGAACAGTTGCGCGGCGTGTTGCAACAGGGCATCGAGGCGCTGCTGAGCAGCACGCTGAGCATCGTGGTCAATGTGGTGTCCTCCGTGGCGCTGGGGGTGTTCGTCCTCATCATCTCCTTCTACCTGGTCAAAGACGCGCCGCTGGTCAAGGCGTACCTGGATTCGCTGCCACCCCCACCCTTCCAGGAAGACTACCAGCGGTTGCGCCGCGAAATCAGTGCCATTTGGGGCGCTTTCTTCCGTGGACAACTGACCCTGGCCGCCGTGGTGGGCGGGCTGTTCACCGTCATCGGCCTGATCGTGGGCCTGCCCGGAGCCATTCCCATGGGCATTCTGGCCGGCCTGCTGGAATTCCTGCCCAGTTTGGGGCACGGCATCTGGCTCACCCTGGCCAGCCTGCTGGCCTTCTTCGTGGGCTCCACCTGGCTGCCCCTCCCCAACTGGGCTTTCGCGGCCCTGATCATCGGCATCCACCTCATCTTCCAACAGGTGGACATCAACTACCTGATCCCGCGCATCGTGGGCCGACGGGTGCATCTGCACCCCATGGTGGTCATCCTGGGCATCCTGGCCGGCGCCATTTTGGGCGGTGTGCTGGGGGTGCTGTTGGCCTCGCCTACCATCGCCTCCTTGCGGGTGCTGGGGCGCTATGTGTACGCCCGGCTCTTCGACCTCGACCCCTTCCCCAGCCCGGTCTCCGAGCCCTTACCGCCGCCCAACCTGCAATGGTGGCAAAAGCGCTCGACCTCTCGCCGCCGCTTTCCGCGCAGGAGGCGTCGATGA
- a CDS encoding AI-2E family transporter, translating into MKAPTPSSPAASPEPPPNRETPPPSSSPPWSPTTKLIVGLTLVALLFGALIYFRAYIVPLALAFILAYLLHPVAAWLDRHTPLPWRAVVALLYLALVLLLLGVLTLSGLALVQQAQSLYTVVSDFLLTTLPSWLSVLQTHPFVLGPFTLDFTRFDFNTLSQNLLTSVQPLLGQLGSLISGLASRTLQALGWTAFVLLVSYFLLAEAGQVSVALVRVEIPDYQADLERMGRELGRIWNAFLRGQLMIALMVGLVNGVLLGALGVRNALVLAMLVVAGRFVPYLGPLVVYIITGVVILLQPQHPWGMTALQHVLVVVGSMMFVDQVFDSVVVPQMMGDVLGVHPAAVLVGALVLARLVGILGLLLAAPTVASLRLIGHYILAKLADHPNPWEGLQPASSPTWPLLPSLVKLWRRLRRR; encoded by the coding sequence ATGAAAGCCCCGACCCCTTCGTCACCGGCTGCTTCCCCAGAGCCACCCCCGAACCGCGAGACCCCTCCGCCTTCATCGTCGCCCCCCTGGAGCCCCACCACCAAACTCATCGTGGGGCTGACCCTGGTCGCCCTGCTCTTCGGAGCGCTGATTTACTTTCGCGCCTATATCGTCCCCCTGGCGCTGGCCTTCATCCTGGCCTACCTGCTGCACCCGGTCGCAGCCTGGCTGGACCGCCACACCCCCCTCCCCTGGCGGGCCGTGGTGGCCCTGCTTTACCTGGCCCTGGTTCTGCTCCTCCTCGGCGTACTGACCCTGAGCGGGCTGGCCCTGGTGCAACAGGCCCAAAGCCTTTACACCGTGGTCTCCGACTTTCTGCTCACCACCCTCCCTTCCTGGTTGAGCGTCTTGCAGACCCATCCTTTCGTCCTCGGCCCCTTCACCCTGGACTTCACCCGCTTCGACTTCAACACCCTGAGCCAAAACCTGCTGACCTCGGTCCAGCCTCTGTTGGGCCAACTGGGCAGCCTGATCAGCGGGCTGGCCTCGCGCACGCTGCAGGCCCTGGGCTGGACGGCCTTCGTGCTGCTGGTGTCCTACTTCCTGCTGGCCGAAGCCGGGCAGGTCTCCGTGGCCCTGGTGCGCGTGGAGATCCCCGATTACCAGGCCGACCTGGAACGCATGGGGCGCGAGTTGGGGCGCATCTGGAACGCCTTCCTGCGCGGCCAACTCATGATCGCCCTGATGGTCGGGCTGGTCAACGGCGTGCTCCTGGGGGCCCTGGGCGTACGCAACGCCCTGGTGCTCGCCATGCTGGTCGTGGCTGGCCGTTTCGTGCCCTACTTGGGCCCCCTGGTGGTGTACATCATCACCGGGGTCGTCATCCTGCTCCAACCCCAGCACCCCTGGGGGATGACCGCCCTGCAGCATGTGCTGGTGGTCGTGGGGAGCATGATGTTTGTGGACCAGGTCTTCGACAGCGTGGTGGTGCCCCAAATGATGGGCGATGTGCTGGGCGTGCATCCGGCGGCCGTACTGGTGGGCGCGCTGGTGCTGGCCCGGTTGGTGGGTATCCTGGGGCTGCTCTTGGCCGCGCCCACCGTGGCCTCCCTGCGCCTCATCGGCCACTACATCCTGGCCAAACTGGCCGACCACCCCAACCCGTGGGAAGGGCTTCAGCCGGCCTCCTCCCCCACCTGGCCATTGCTCCCCTCCCTGGTCAAACTCTGGCGACGGCTGCGTCGCCGTTGA
- a CDS encoding homoserine kinase, with product AVAVALSGAGPGVVAFAPQMDDATPVADAMVAAWREQGVAARGWALRPAMTGAQV from the coding sequence GCGGTGGCCGTGGCCCTTTCGGGTGCCGGGCCGGGGGTTGTGGCCTTTGCCCCGCAGATGGACGACGCCACGCCTGTAGCCGACGCCATGGTGGCCGCGTGGCGCGAGCAAGGCGTCGCGGCGCGGGGGTGGGCGTTGCGCCCGGCCATGACGGGGGCCCAGGTGTAG
- a CDS encoding DUF402 domain-containing protein translates to MSELLWLWVSKQNYWGEEVRRWQGRLLWATPRGWAIEAFFEGPAVTAGGLTFRPGDRLIEFYYRQRWYNLFAVYDGPRGRLKGWYINIASPTQRRGNLLLYRDWELDLVFLRDGRLALLDEEAFAALPLSPAQRLRAQQALQEVRARLQRGPCKPLASVLQ, encoded by the coding sequence ATGTCTGAACTCCTCTGGCTGTGGGTTAGCAAACAAAACTACTGGGGGGAGGAAGTGCGGCGCTGGCAGGGCCGTCTCCTCTGGGCCACGCCGCGAGGCTGGGCCATCGAAGCCTTCTTTGAGGGGCCTGCCGTCACCGCTGGCGGCCTGACCTTCCGCCCCGGCGATCGGCTGATCGAATTCTATTACCGCCAACGCTGGTACAACCTGTTCGCCGTGTACGACGGCCCCCGAGGACGCCTCAAAGGCTGGTACATCAACATCGCCTCGCCAACTCAACGTCGCGGGAACCTCCTGCTTTACCGCGACTGGGAGTTGGACCTGGTCTTCCTCCGCGATGGCCGCCTGGCCCTGCTGGACGAAGAGGCCTTTGCCGCCTTGCCCTTGAGCCCGGCGCAACGCCTGCGGGCGCAGCAGGCCCTCCAGGAGGTCCGGGCGCGGTTGCAGCGAGGGCCATGCAAACCCCTGGCCTCCGTGCTACAATAA